The Candidatus Tectomicrobia bacterium sequence TCGATGACGGAGCCCTGGCCGATCTGCAGGAGATCGTTGATGAGCATCTTCGTGCGGCCGAGCTCGACCACCACCTGGAGCGGGAGGTCCATGATGAGGTCGATGTTGATGGGGCCGGCCTCGTCCATGCCGGCCGCCACCCCGCCGCCCTCGCCCGCCCAGCCGGGCTCGCCGGCCTCCTCGGTCCCCACGGCCGCCATGATGGCGCCCGGGTCCATGCCCGCGCCCGGATCCGCCGCCGGATCCGCGCCCGGGTCCAGCTCCTTGTCGCCCCCTTCGCTCATGACGCCCCTTCCTCCGATTCTCCCGGGCGGGAGGACGGCCCCCGGATGCCCGGGGCCGTCTCGCGTTGTATCAGCGCTGGGCAGTGTTCTCCAGCGGGCTGACGATGTCCGTCAGGCGGATGCCGAACTTATCGTTGATGACCACGACCTCGCCCCTGGCCACGAGCTGATCGTTGATGAAGATCTCGAGCGGCTCGCCGACCAGCTTGTCCATCTCCATCACCTGGTTGGACGAGAGGCGGATGAGGTCCTTCACCAGGATGTTCGTCCGGGCCAGCTCCACCGACACCCGCATCGGGATGTCGCGGATGAAGTCGAGCTCCGGCGGGATCTGCGGCCGCTGCTCCTCGATCTCCTCGAAGGAGCGCTCCTGCCGGTCGACATCGTCGTCCATCAACCCCATATCCATACGGTCGTCGCGTGCCATGCTGACGCCTCCGGCTCTCGCCTAGCTGTTCGTGGGGGCCACCAGGGAAGTCACCTCGATGGCCGCCTGGCCCTTGATGGCGCCGGGCCTGCCCCGGAATTTCACGACCCCCTCGACCATGATGTCGATCTCGTCGGTTTCGTCCGTCTCGAGCGTGATGATGTCGCCCGCCCGCAGCCGCACCAGGTCGCCCGCCTTGATCTTGGCCTTGCCCAGGGTGGACACGAGGGCCACCTCCGAGTCCATGATCCGCTCCTGCAGCCGGCTCAGCCACACCTGGTCCACCTCGAGGCGGTCCGACTGGAAGCCCGCGTGCAGCTTGGCGCGGATGGGCTCGATCATGGAGTACGGGATGCAGAAGGAGAGGTTCGCCTGCTGGTCCTCGATCTCCATCTCGAAGGTCACGACGACCACCAGGTCGCTGGGGGGCACGATGCCCGCGAACTGCGGGTTCACCTCCGAGCGCGAATATTCGATGTTCAGCTCGTGCACGGGCCGCCAGGCCGTGCGCAGCTCGTCGAGGAGCTTCAGCACGATGCGCTTGATGATGTAGGTCTCGATGGGGGTGAAGTCCCGGCCCTCCACCTTGACCTGGGTGCGGGCCGTGCCCCCGAAGAGGACGTCGATCAGCGAGAAGACGAGCTTCGTCTCCAGCACCAGCAGGGCGAAGCCGCGCAGGGGCTCCATCTTGTAGATGTGGAGGCTCGTGGGCACGGGGAGCGTCTTCAGGAACTCGCCGAACTTGATCATGTCGGTCGAGACGAGGGCGACGTCCACCACCCGGCGCAGCATGGCGCTGATGGCGCTCCGGAAGAGCCGGCTGAACCGCTGGTGGATGATTTCCAGCGTCGGCATCCGGCCGCGGATGATCCGCTCCTGGCTGGTCAGGTCGTAGGGGACGACCCCTTCCCCGGCGGCGGCCTCGTCGCCGGCGGCGGTGTCGATCTCCCCCTCGGTCACGCCCTGCAGCAGAGCATCCACTTCCTCTTGCGACAGGATCTGGTTCATCGCTCCACCTCGGCCGGAACCCCGGCGCCCGCTACTGGACCACGAACTCGGTGAAGAAGACGTTCTTCACCTTGGCGGTCTTGAGAATGGTGTTCAGCCGGGCCGTCAGCTCTTCCTTCAGCACTTGCTTGCCGGCCCCCCCCAGCACCTGCTGGGAGGTCTTGGTGCTCAGGGCGGAATTGATCTGGTCCTTGATCTCGGGGAGGCGCCCCTTGAACTCGCCCTCGCCCTCTTTCTTGTCCAGCTCCAGCTCGATGGTCGCCTTGAGGTAGCGCCGACCGCCCGGGTCCGCCAGGTTCACGATGAAGGGCGCCAGCGGGAGAATGGGGCCCGCCATCCCGGCGCCCCCGGCCGCCGGCTCCCCCGGCTTCCCGTGCGCGTCCACCTTGGCGGCCGCGGGCACGGGGCTCCGCATGAAGAACCACCAGCCGGCGAAGCCGCCCCCGCCGAGCACCACGAGGGCCACGGCGCCGATGATGATAAGCTTCATCAGCCCGCCGCCGCCCTTGGCGGGGGCGCCTTCGCCCTCTTGCGCGTGTTCCGCCGCTCCCTCTTCCGCCTCGGGGGCCTTGGCCATCGCTCCCTCTCGTCAGCCTCGCTTCGCGCCGCGCCACGGGCCGCGCCGGCTCGGGGATCGCCTCTCGTCCAGGGGCGGCCGCACCGCGGCCAAATCCGTCAGCAAACTGGCGCCCCTGGGCAATTTCAAATATTAAACCGCCGTTAACGTGACTTCAATCACTTTCCCCGGAATCCCTCAAAACCATCTTATTTAAAAGATTTTCCGCCTCCTCCGGCCCTCCGGGAGAGCCGTCCGGTGGAAAATGAGCAATTCCCATGCCCTGCCCGTCCCCCGCCCGGCCGCCCCTCCCTCCCCCGGCCAGGCCCGCCCCTCCCCGGGCGGCGGACTTTTTGGGCTGGAATATCGTGAAATATCGTGAACAAGCCTTCCCCCAAGGCCGGTTTCAGCTCATTCCGAAACCGCCCCGCCCCTCCCCACCCAGGAGCCCGGGCGATTTTTTCAGCTCGAAAAACCTCGAATATCGGTGAAATTCGAGGAAAGGGGGCCTTTTTCACGGCCTCGACTTCTCCTCCGGACCCCCGGGCGCCTCCCCTCCGCGGTCCCCGGCCAGCCCCGCCCCGGGACAGGCCAGCCCCGCCCCAGGACAAGATACGCCCGGCGGAAGAAGGAGCCGTTACCCCAATTTCGCGCACGTTCATGGATGGGGAGGTCTGTAGGGGCGAATCTTGTATTCGCCCCAGCAAAATCGGGCGAACACGAGGTTCGCCCCTACGGATAGGCGCGTCACCCGCACAGCGAGCCCCCAAAAAACAACGCCGCCCCCTCCCCGGCGGGAAAGGGGCGGCGCGCAGGGCGGGACTGCCAGCCCTGCCCGGGGGTTACGTGCCAGATTGACCATCCCGCTCTGTAGGGGCGGCCCCCCCCACCCCGCGCGGCAGGC is a genomic window containing:
- the fliN gene encoding flagellar motor switch protein FliN; translation: MSEGGDKELDPGADPAADPGAGMDPGAIMAAVGTEEAGEPGWAGEGGGVAAGMDEAGPINIDLIMDLPLQVVVELGRTKMLINDLLQIGQGSVIELNKQVGEPLDILVNGKLVARGEVVVVREKFGIRITDVISPIERIKQLG
- the fliN gene encoding flagellar motor switch protein FliN, which encodes MARDDRMDMGLMDDDVDRQERSFEEIEEQRPQIPPELDFIRDIPMRVSVELARTNILVKDLIRLSSNQVMEMDKLVGEPLEIFINDQLVARGEVVVINDKFGIRLTDIVSPLENTAQR
- the fliM gene encoding flagellar motor switch protein FliM, producing MNQILSQEEVDALLQGVTEGEIDTAAGDEAAAGEGVVPYDLTSQERIIRGRMPTLEIIHQRFSRLFRSAISAMLRRVVDVALVSTDMIKFGEFLKTLPVPTSLHIYKMEPLRGFALLVLETKLVFSLIDVLFGGTARTQVKVEGRDFTPIETYIIKRIVLKLLDELRTAWRPVHELNIEYSRSEVNPQFAGIVPPSDLVVVVTFEMEIEDQQANLSFCIPYSMIEPIRAKLHAGFQSDRLEVDQVWLSRLQERIMDSEVALVSTLGKAKIKAGDLVRLRAGDIITLETDETDEIDIMVEGVVKFRGRPGAIKGQAAIEVTSLVAPTNS
- a CDS encoding flagellar basal body-associated FliL family protein yields the protein MAKAPEAEEGAAEHAQEGEGAPAKGGGGLMKLIIIGAVALVVLGGGGFAGWWFFMRSPVPAAAKVDAHGKPGEPAAGGAGMAGPILPLAPFIVNLADPGGRRYLKATIELELDKKEGEGEFKGRLPEIKDQINSALSTKTSQQVLGGAGKQVLKEELTARLNTILKTAKVKNVFFTEFVVQ